The genomic stretch GTGATGAGATTGAGGAGGTAGAGAGTGATCTTTTGAAGGCTTTTAAGGTGTTTGATTTGGATGGAGATGGATTCATCACTAGTCAAGAATTGGAATGTGTGTTGAAGAGGCTTGGGATGTGGGGTGAAGAAAGGGATTGTAGATCAATGATTTACTCATATGATACTAATTTAGATGGCAAGCTTGATTTCAAGGAATTTAAGAACATGATGTTGCTTACACTAAAACGTATTTAGAATTTAACATTGCTAAGTTGCGAAAGAATTGTAATCATTAAATTTTAGATTATTTTAGCAAGTGCGAATGGTAGAGGTCTATCAATAGAAATTGTGTTAGACTGTTAGAAGCTAATAAATGGAAAGTAGAAGGGCCAGTTTTGTTTTAgtgtttttgaaaaatgtttttttagtgttacatattttagttaaaaaaaattataaagattttttttaactatatcaaataaaaaattgatttaaatagttttttaagatgttcttttaaatattttatctttttattataatatttttggacATCAAAGTTTTAAGAGATTATTTAAATTTGATGCTATTTTAAGATgcatcattttta from Vicia villosa cultivar HV-30 ecotype Madison, WI linkage group LG4, Vvil1.0, whole genome shotgun sequence encodes the following:
- the LOC131595986 gene encoding probable calcium-binding protein CML44, which produces MVNLLPMCPLSRNELELIFENLDSNGDGFVTLEELNQLLKRTGFKFSIEELESLVGVKSLDMSEFMLFYDSINGGRKDGDEIEEVESDLLKAFKVFDLDGDGFITSQELECVLKRLGMWGEERDCRSMIYSYDTNLDGKLDFKEFKNMMLLTLKRI